The Candidatus Palauibacter scopulicola genome window below encodes:
- a CDS encoding DUF6265 family protein encodes MSCEDAAGSAVSQTSPARVFRCRTAAVAVALAAAVHLGGAIGAIGQEADPGSRPAPAAPSGAVDLEELAWIAGHWGGDAFGGQIEEAWFSPAGRSMSGSFRLVRDGLAVMYELLLLEQDDDGEIYYRFKHVGRGWVPWEETRLEYRLTALEGRRATFRSTAEAPPSNAPWWFTYESPTGAELFVTIHGRGGGDPTVLSMARR; translated from the coding sequence ATGTCATGCGAAGATGCGGCGGGATCCGCGGTTTCTCAAACGTCCCCGGCGCGGGTCTTTCGCTGCCGGACGGCCGCGGTCGCCGTCGCGCTCGCGGCCGCCGTCCACCTCGGGGGCGCCATCGGGGCGATCGGCCAGGAAGCGGATCCCGGGAGCCGCCCGGCACCGGCCGCGCCTTCCGGAGCCGTGGATCTCGAGGAGTTGGCCTGGATCGCCGGTCACTGGGGCGGCGACGCCTTCGGAGGACAGATCGAGGAGGCGTGGTTCAGCCCCGCGGGACGCTCGATGTCCGGCTCCTTCCGTCTCGTCCGCGACGGCCTCGCGGTCATGTACGAACTTCTGCTGCTGGAACAGGATGACGATGGAGAGATCTACTATCGGTTCAAGCATGTCGGGCGGGGCTGGGTGCCATGGGAGGAGACGCGGCTCGAATACCGTCTCACGGCCCTGGAAGGCCGGAGGGCCACCTTCCGGAGCACGGCGGAGGCGCCGCCGTCGAACGCTCCGTGGTGGTTCACCTACGAGAGCCCGACGGGCGCCGAACTGTTCGTCACCATTCACGGCAGGGGAGGCGGGGATCCGACGGTGCTGTCGATGGCGAGACGATAA
- a CDS encoding carboxypeptidase-like regulatory domain-containing protein: MAALTLVAAGGLAGSPSATWAQEETERETAELIGQVVSASTGLPLEGARVILLGSGYGAITDAEGNFRVPQTWAGRDSVEVRYIGYEAGYTVIDLEPDQTTRVTLTLSSTVIRIADLTVEVRQTRRARHVEGFLERMEKGFGTFFTPRDIINRNPRLPSDLLRGLPNVAVGRVEYGRAEVFLGEGARLGCPPALYLDGMYQAGMQFDDLEKEVLGAVEVYRRDVETPME; this comes from the coding sequence ATGGCGGCGCTGACCCTCGTCGCGGCAGGCGGGCTGGCGGGTTCGCCGAGTGCGACCTGGGCGCAGGAGGAGACGGAACGGGAAACGGCGGAGCTGATCGGGCAGGTGGTCAGCGCCTCGACGGGACTCCCGCTCGAAGGGGCCCGCGTGATCCTCCTGGGTTCCGGGTACGGGGCGATCACCGATGCCGAAGGCAACTTCCGGGTCCCCCAAACCTGGGCCGGCAGGGACTCGGTGGAGGTGCGATACATCGGCTATGAGGCCGGCTATACCGTCATCGACCTCGAGCCGGATCAGACGACGCGCGTCACGTTGACCCTTTCGAGCACCGTCATTCGCATCGCCGATCTCACGGTGGAGGTACGTCAGACCCGCCGCGCGCGGCACGTGGAGGGCTTCCTGGAACGCATGGAAAAAGGGTTCGGGACCTTCTTCACGCCGCGGGACATCATCAATCGTAACCCGCGCCTGCCCAGCGACCTCCTGCGCGGCCTGCCGAACGTCGCCGTGGGTCGGGTCGAATACGGGAGAGCGGAGGTCTTCCTCGGAGAAGGCGCCCGGCTCGGCTGTCCGCCGGCGCTCTACCTGGACGGGATGTACCAGGCAGGGATGCAGTTCGACGATCTCGAGAAGGAGGTTCTCGGCGCGGTCGAGGTCTACAGGCGGGACGTCGAGACGCCCATGGAGTT